ATGGCCGCCAACAGCGCGGTCCAGAATTTGGGCTCGAGCGCTCCGACCGTGAACCACTGGTCATCGGCCGTGCGGTATTGTCGGTAACACGGAGCGCCGCCGCTGAGCACTTCGCCGTCGCGCAGCGGGTCGCGTTCGGTGGTCGACGCGACGGCATAGTTCGTACTGAGCAGCGGCAGCAACTGCTCGGACATGCTGACGTCGAGGTGCCGCCCCTGGCCTGTGCGGGTGCGCTCGAACAACGCTGCCACGATGAGCATGGCCGCAGCGTAGGACCCGCCACAGGTGTCGGCCACTTGGATCTCCGGGTTCGCCGGAACGTCGCCGCCCGAGATCGACAACACGCCGGCCAGCGCCTGGTAGTTCAGATCGTGGCCCGCGCGGTCGGCCAAAGGGCCCGTTTGGCCATAGCCCGAGATGCTACAGACGATGATGCCGGGGTTCAGTTCGTGTAGCCGCGGATAACCGATGCCCAGCTTGGAAATCACGCCGGGGCGGAACCCCTCGACGACGACGTCGGCCGTGCGGGCCAACTCGAAGAACCGCTCGCGGTCGGCATCTTGCTTGAGATTGAGCGAGACGATTTGCTTGCCGCGGTTGACGGCCAGATACATCGCCGAGACGCTGCCCGCCTGAGGCGGCCACAGTGCCATATAGTCGCCCGGCGCCGGGGGCTCGATTTTCGTGACCCGTGCGCCCAGGTCACGCAGGATTTGGGTGCACAGGGGCCCCGGCAGCAGCATCGACAAATCGAGGACGTGAATTCCGTCGAGGGCGGGCATCGGCAAGGCTCGAGGTCTGGCGACGGCCGGCCATCACGAAATCGGGCTACGCCTGCTCGACGTCGCGGCCGGGCTCGCCAGCCTATCACCTGCGCGGCGGCGACGAAACTTGCGCCATCCGCACGCTGCGCACATACTTGTGGCACTGCACGCACTCGAGCGTCAATTGCACGTAGGCCAAGGTCGCGCCGTCGAGATTTTTCTTGGCGGCAGCATCGGCCAACTCTTCGGCGACGCGGCGAAACTCGAGGCTGTGCTGCACATACTCCGGAGTTTGCAGAACCTGCCACGACGCGGCCTGACTGATCACGCCCATTTCCTTGGCCCCGCTGGCAATCAGCGAGAAATCCTCGACCGCCAGCCCTTCGAGCACCTGCTGCGATTGGGCCAGCTTTTTGCGCATGAACTCGTTGACCTGCTGATTGGGCTCGCTACGTGCAGGCAGCGCAAAACCCAGCACCACGACGCACAGGCAGGGTATCGCCACGATCAACAATCGTTTCATGGTGCCAACTCCCGTTTGTTCAGGCTGCCCGGCCAGGTACGCCGCAGGTGCCCTAGCCGACGTTCACTTCTTCGTCCGTGGCGTTTACCAGCGCGGCGACAATGTCGAGCGACGTGATCATCCCCAGGGGCCTTCCGCCCGCGTCGAGCACCGGCAGCCG
This window of the Pirellulales bacterium genome carries:
- a CDS encoding CoA transferase, which translates into the protein MPALDGIHVLDLSMLLPGPLCTQILRDLGARVTKIEPPAPGDYMALWPPQAGSVSAMYLAVNRGKQIVSLNLKQDADRERFFELARTADVVVEGFRPGVISKLGIGYPRLHELNPGIIVCSISGYGQTGPLADRAGHDLNYQALAGVLSISGGDVPANPEIQVADTCGGSYAAAMLIVAALFERTRTGQGRHLDVSMSEQLLPLLSTNYAVASTTERDPLRDGEVLSGGAPCYRQYRTADDQWFTVGALEPKFWTALLAAIDAPDLADVPHLPSREAPRVSARLAEIFATKTRADWEQVFAAADACCEPVLRFAEVTAHPHWQARQSFERIAADDGRAVVLPKLPATLAGMNRAD